The proteins below come from a single Macadamia integrifolia cultivar HAES 741 unplaced genomic scaffold, SCU_Mint_v3 scaffold1998, whole genome shotgun sequence genomic window:
- the LOC122065401 gene encoding protein PYRICULARIA ORYZAE RESISTANCE 21-like — protein sequence MAHKVSTIVLKVDLACSRCNDKIRKVLCKYRERYQIQEEIYDEKNNTVTISGPFCPRKLAKKLCCKARNAIKCIKIVEKKPPPPPPPSEPDPPPPSPRPPPSIVDVEVPPPPPPPAEPKPKPPPPPPPPAPEPEPKPKPKPTPEPVCPPAQPIGGCCGPCYEGYGGGPCHEGYGRPQPCDCGCGGSRSTCYDDWGRRPQPCDCGCGGSRSTCYDGWGRRPQPCYCGCGGSQSTCYNGWGRPPQPCHCGCGGSQLQCSRRYGRSSYGSPYGLFNEEDQNSCIIM from the exons ATGGCGCACAAG GTGTCAACGATAGTGCTGAAGGTTGATCTTGCATGCTCACGCTGCAACGATAAGATCAGGAAAGTCCTCTGTAAATACCGCG AGAGATATCAAATACAGGAGGAGATATATGATGAGAAAAACAACACCGTCACCATCAGTGGCCCCTTCTGTCCCAGGAAGCTCGCTAAAAAGCTCTGCTGCAAAGCTAGAAATGCCATTAAATGCATCAAGATCGTCGAGAAAAAGCCTCCACCGCCTCCTCCTCCCTCCGAGCCCGACCCTCCGCCTCCATCTCCGCGGCCTCCTCCTTCCATCGTGGATGTTGAGGTTCCTCCGCCGCCTCCTCCTCCAGCCGAACCCAAGCCTAAGCCTCCGCCTCCTCCCCCACCACCGGCgccagaaccagaaccaaaaccaaaaccaaaacccactCCTGAACCGGTCTGCCCACCGGCCCAACCAATAGGGGGTTGTTGTGGACCATGTTATGAGGGATATGGAGGGGGACCATGTCATGAAGGTTATGGAAGGCCACAGCCGTGCGATTGTGGCTGTGGAGGATCGCGATCTACGTGCTATGATGACTGGGGAAGGAGACCACAACCATGCGATTGTGGCTGTGGAGGATCGCGATCTACGTGCTATGATGGCTGGGGAAGGAGACCACAGCCGTGCTATTGTGGCTGTGGAGGATCACAGTCGACGTGCTATAATGGTTGGGGAAGACCACCACAACCGTGCCATTGTGGCTGTGGAGGATCGCAATTGCAGTGCTCTAGGAGATATGGAAGATCGAGTTACGGGAGCC
- the LOC122065403 gene encoding disease resistance protein RPS4B-like, with product MLDLSHGCFKLAWNNCLENKVFQQLKVLKLSNCVKLFESPNFSGFPCLERLYLDGCSLVNLHESIGKLQQLVYLNLGFCISLKKLLDSICRLSSLQKLILSHCILLTELPKSIGDLKESLVEILLDYTNIKALPDGVGLLKKLEVLDLSHCFSLVDLPRSLENMMYLHYILLSGRTKLRYIPKLPSSLIELRF from the exons ATGCTTGACTTAAGTCATGGCTGTTTTAAACTAGCTTGGAACAACTGTCTTGAAAATAAG GTGTTTCAACAATTGAAAGTTCTTAAACTCAGTAATTGTGTGAAACTGTTTGAGTCTCCCAACTTTTCAGGATTTCCTTGTTTAGAAAGGTTGTATCTTGATGGTTGCTCTTTGGTTAATTTACATGAATCTATTGGGAAGCTCCAGCAGCTCGTTTACTTGAACTTGGGCTTCTGCATTTCTCTTAAGAAACTCCTAGATAGTATATGTAGGTTGAGTTCTCTCCAGAAGCTTATTCTCAGTCATTGCATCTTACTCACAGAGTTGCCTAAGTCCATTGGTGATCTAAAAGAATCTTTGGTTGAGATTCTCTTGGATTATACAAATATTAAGGCACTTCCTGATGGTGTTGGATTATTAAAGAAGCTGGAGGTATTAGATCTTTCACACTGCTTTAGTCTGGTGGATCTGCCAAGGTCATTGGAAAATATGATGTATTTGCATTATATTCTCCTTAGTGGACGTACCAAGCTTCGATACATACCAAAGCTGCCCTCTAGTTTAATTGAACTTCGTTTCTAA